A single region of the Pontimicrobium sp. SW4 genome encodes:
- a CDS encoding serine hydrolase gives MKATIWILVSLITLFSNQEKNLLNETPSEILEIESYLNSIDGFSGVVLIAKEDRVLFNKAYGYAHLGHKVSNNINTKFSYASIGKSFTAVSIFQLIQAGKLSLDDNVGKFIPDYPNQVVRDSVTVRLLLIHRSGMPNYFGTEELKNTSKDIYRNMNDLASLYENKPMEFKPNERFSYRNTNYILLAKIIEEVSKISYEQYIEDNIFSIAGMKNTGLFDIDHPIENAAEGYTLSNIHPNKFQKNIFMGTVKGSAAGGGYTTADDLYKFVLAFKENRLLDSNYTNLMKTQKSDDEWYGYGMQFPDTADSKMYGHSGGHFGVGCEWRVYEKQNYTVIILTNKDADQGFLDARFYIHKILAKSTSMIDSYFYTKQVIEACFDKGLEYAKYMIQNNAESLSERDLNAKGYEMIKRGYYKKAIQLFKLEVYAFSKSYDAYDSLGEAYMEDGDIEKSIQNYEKSLELNSENKNAIKKLKQLSKNK, from the coding sequence ATGAAAGCAACAATCTGGATTCTTGTATCCCTAATTACACTTTTTAGTAATCAAGAAAAAAACCTATTAAATGAAACTCCTTCTGAAATATTGGAAATAGAAAGCTATTTAAACTCTATAGATGGGTTTAGTGGTGTTGTTTTAATAGCTAAAGAAGATAGGGTATTGTTTAATAAAGCATATGGATATGCACATTTAGGACATAAAGTTTCAAATAATATAAATACAAAATTCTCATATGCTTCAATTGGGAAATCTTTTACAGCTGTATCAATTTTTCAATTAATTCAAGCAGGAAAGTTATCATTAGATGATAATGTTGGGAAGTTTATTCCTGATTACCCTAACCAAGTCGTAAGAGATTCTGTGACCGTTAGGTTACTTCTAATTCATAGAAGTGGTATGCCTAATTATTTTGGTACAGAAGAATTGAAAAATACTTCCAAAGATATTTATAGGAATATGAACGATTTAGCATCATTGTATGAAAATAAACCAATGGAGTTTAAGCCAAATGAAAGATTCTCGTATAGAAATACAAACTATATACTACTTGCTAAGATTATTGAAGAAGTTTCTAAAATATCTTATGAACAATATATAGAAGACAATATTTTTTCTATAGCAGGTATGAAGAATACGGGATTATTTGACATCGATCATCCTATTGAAAATGCTGCAGAAGGATATACACTTTCGAATATACATCCTAACAAGTTTCAAAAAAATATTTTTATGGGAACAGTCAAAGGTAGTGCGGCTGGAGGAGGGTATACTACAGCAGATGACCTATATAAGTTTGTGTTAGCATTTAAAGAAAATAGACTGTTGGATAGCAATTACACTAACCTCATGAAAACTCAAAAATCTGATGATGAATGGTATGGTTACGGAATGCAATTTCCAGATACAGCAGATTCAAAAATGTATGGTCATAGTGGAGGTCATTTTGGAGTTGGATGTGAATGGAGAGTATATGAGAAACAAAATTATACTGTAATTATTTTAACTAATAAAGATGCAGATCAAGGTTTTTTAGATGCTAGATTCTATATACACAAAATTTTAGCCAAATCAACATCAATGATAGATAGTTATTTCTATACGAAACAAGTCATAGAGGCTTGTTTTGATAAAGGCTTAGAATATGCAAAATATATGATTCAAAATAATGCAGAAAGTTTGTCTGAAAGGGATTTGAATGCGAAAGGTTATGAAATGATAAAAAGAGGATATTACAAAAAAGCAATTCAACTTTTTAAACTGGAAGTATATGCTTTTTCTAAGTCGTACGATGCTTACGATTCTCTTGGCGAGGCATATATGGAAGATGGAGATATTGAAAAATCTATTCAAAACTATGAAAAAAGTCTAGAACTAAATTCTGAAAATAAGAATGCTATAAAGAAATTAAAACAGCTGTCTAAAAATAAATAG
- a CDS encoding endonuclease, producing the protein MTTNYHTIAFYNLENLFDTFDDKFTFDDDFLPKSEKNWTEKRYRKKVRKLGYAISNIGVKTAKIYPAIIGLAEVENKLVIDDLLNSKFLKDKPYNYVHYDSPDERGIDVAMLYDTNVFEVINSEVFPLDLFDEDGSRDYTRDILMVEGKLNDERMYFIINHWPSRRQGTEESEPTRLLASNKALEVISKIKSEDGHAKIIIMGDFNDGPLNKSVKQLVHTEDLFNPMEQLKSFFRGSLSHRRQWNLFDQILFTTNFFEYQKGEHSFSKADIFDKDFLRQYKGKYRGNPFRTFVGKIYKGGYSDHFPVYIHLKRS; encoded by the coding sequence ATGACCACAAATTACCATACCATCGCTTTTTATAATCTTGAAAACTTATTTGATACTTTTGATGATAAATTTACATTTGATGATGATTTTTTACCGAAATCGGAAAAAAACTGGACTGAAAAACGCTATCGAAAAAAAGTTAGAAAATTAGGCTATGCCATTTCTAATATTGGGGTAAAAACAGCAAAAATATATCCAGCAATTATTGGCTTAGCTGAGGTTGAAAACAAACTGGTAATTGATGACCTCCTAAATTCTAAGTTTTTAAAAGACAAACCGTACAACTATGTCCATTACGATTCGCCTGACGAACGAGGAATAGATGTCGCAATGCTATATGACACAAATGTCTTTGAGGTAATTAACTCTGAAGTATTCCCTTTAGATTTATTTGATGAAGATGGTAGCAGAGATTATACTCGAGATATTTTAATGGTAGAAGGCAAACTAAATGATGAGCGTATGTATTTCATAATTAATCATTGGCCTTCACGACGACAAGGTACAGAAGAAAGTGAACCAACTAGACTCTTAGCATCAAATAAGGCTTTAGAAGTTATTTCTAAAATAAAAAGTGAAGATGGGCATGCAAAAATTATCATTATGGGCGATTTTAACGACGGTCCTTTAAACAAAAGTGTCAAGCAATTGGTTCATACTGAAGATTTATTTAACCCTATGGAACAACTTAAGTCGTTTTTTAGAGGAAGTTTAAGTCATCGTCGACAATGGAATTTATTTGATCAAATATTATTCACTACTAACTTTTTTGAATATCAAAAAGGGGAACACAGTTTTTCTAAAGCTGATATTTTTGATAAAGACTTTTTAAGACAATATAAAGGTAAGTACAGAGGAAATCCTTTTAGAACATTTGTTGGCAAAATATACAAAGGAGGTTATAGCGATCACTTTCCTGTGTATATTCACTTAAAACGTTCTTAA
- the hflX gene encoding GTPase HflX yields the protein MIEKKDIALEKAVLIGIITQDQNEEQSKEYLDELEFLTYTAGGDVLKRFTQKMDMPNPKTFIGTGKMEDVRLYIEEHEVGTAIFDDELSPAQERNISKILNCKVLDRTNLILDIFAQRAQTSYARTQVELAQCQYLLPRLKGMWTHLERQKGGIGMRGPGETEIETDRRIVRDKIALLKDKIKKIDRQMEVQRGNRGKLVRVALVGYTNVGKSTLMNVISKSEVFAENKLFATLDTTVRKVVIKNLPFLMSDTVGFIRKLPTQLIESFKSTLDEVREADLLLHVVDISHPNFEEHIESVQNILTDIKSDDKPTIMVFNKIDAYEAEPFDDTDLIAERTKANYSLQEWKNTWMAKIGDNALFISALNKENLEDFKKRVYDEVRKIHVQRFPYNHFLYPDYDENES from the coding sequence ATGATAGAAAAGAAAGACATAGCATTAGAAAAAGCGGTTTTAATAGGAATTATTACCCAAGATCAAAACGAGGAACAGTCTAAAGAATATTTAGATGAGTTGGAGTTTTTAACTTATACAGCTGGAGGAGACGTTTTAAAGCGTTTTACTCAAAAAATGGATATGCCTAATCCCAAAACTTTTATAGGAACAGGAAAGATGGAAGATGTTAGGCTTTATATTGAAGAACATGAAGTAGGTACAGCTATTTTTGATGATGAATTATCGCCAGCACAAGAGCGAAATATTAGTAAAATACTTAACTGTAAGGTACTAGATAGAACAAATTTAATCCTAGATATTTTTGCACAACGTGCACAAACAAGTTATGCACGTACACAGGTAGAATTAGCACAATGTCAATATTTATTACCTCGTTTAAAAGGTATGTGGACACACCTTGAAAGACAAAAAGGTGGTATTGGAATGCGTGGACCAGGAGAAACCGAAATTGAAACAGATAGACGTATAGTAAGAGATAAAATAGCACTTCTTAAGGATAAAATTAAGAAGATAGATAGACAAATGGAAGTGCAACGTGGCAATAGAGGTAAATTGGTTAGAGTGGCTTTAGTGGGTTATACCAACGTTGGGAAGTCGACACTTATGAATGTGATAAGTAAATCTGAAGTGTTTGCCGAAAATAAATTATTCGCAACCTTAGATACTACTGTTAGAAAAGTTGTGATTAAAAACCTGCCTTTTTTAATGAGTGATACGGTTGGTTTTATAAGAAAACTACCTACTCAATTAATAGAATCTTTTAAAAGCACCTTAGACGAAGTTCGTGAAGCCGATTTATTATTACATGTTGTAGATATTTCGCACCCAAATTTTGAAGAACACATAGAATCGGTACAAAACATCTTGACTGATATTAAAAGTGATGATAAACCAACCATCATGGTATTTAATAAAATAGATGCTTATGAGGCGGAGCCGTTTGATGATACCGATTTAATTGCCGAACGAACAAAAGCCAACTATTCATTACAAGAATGGAAAAATACATGGATGGCTAAAATTGGTGATAACGCTTTATTTATCTCGGCATTAAATAAAGAGAATCTTGAAGATTTTAAAAAGCGTGTGTATGATGAGGTTAGAAAAATTCATGTACAACGTTTTCCATATAATCATTTTCTATATCCAGATTATGATGAAAATGAAAGCTAA
- a CDS encoding TonB-dependent receptor: MKKNILIFLLGVFLVSTAFAQQTIIKGSVKDAVTSLPIPEVTITIEETLYSTKTDTNGEFSFTRNVPLGEQVLNVSKQGYITARYPIVVNEGSTVNITDMSLRIDVSDSSDLFTITLSDDELNDDTSGADNISGLLQSSQDIFLRTAAFEFGSSFFRVRGLDSENGTILINGVEMNKMFNGRPQWSNWGGLNDVMRNQEFTNGIPPSAYNFGGILGATNINVRASQYKKGGRITYSSSNRSYTNRMMASYASGLVEGGWAYSMSLGRRWGNEGFQDGTFYDANSFFASVEKRINDKHSMNFTGIYAPNRRGKSSPNTQEVYDLKDIRYNEYWGWQDGEKRNSRVKRTDEPIIMLNHYWNISEKTTLNTNLAYQFGELGNSRLDYAGGANPSPAYYQNLPSYWVSRDDLENAYEFEQDFINKGQINWNRIYDANITNNTSGNNAAYVLYEDRSDDTQFTANTIFNTEISDNITLNGALNLRQLKSENFAQITDMLGSTAGYLNVDSFDGYQYDFRNPDRVVGDGEKFKYNYNLTADVISTHIQAIFKYNKIDFYLAGSITNTQYQREGLYQHQAHIVVDEFGNIVKDNSFGKGKKVKFNGLGAKGGFTYKLTGKHLFDVNAAYISKAPSLRNTFSNSRENHSVVGDQSGVGITEEKIMSADASYIFRSPIVKARLTGYYTTIKDANEISFFFADGVGGDNTAFVQEILQGVNKKHFGGELGIEAQVTPTIKLKGASSIGQYTYDNNPNLILTSDDFDNGFQDFEEANLKDYKIAGGPQRASSVGFEYRDPDYWWFGATANFFSNAYVDISPLTRTQNFYLDNDGLPFNDYDPDLARELLKQEKFDSYMTVNAIGGKSWKIGDYFIGLFASVNNLLDKEYKTGGFEQGRNANFRELRDDNANPKRVFGPKYWYGRGTTYFLNLNFRF; the protein is encoded by the coding sequence ATGAAAAAAAACATACTAATTTTTTTATTGGGAGTTTTTCTAGTCTCTACTGCTTTTGCACAGCAAACTATTATTAAAGGGAGTGTAAAAGATGCAGTTACTAGCCTACCAATTCCCGAAGTCACAATTACTATTGAAGAAACTTTATATTCAACTAAAACGGATACTAATGGGGAATTTAGCTTTACAAGAAATGTCCCTTTGGGTGAGCAAGTATTAAACGTATCTAAGCAAGGTTATATTACAGCAAGATATCCAATTGTAGTTAATGAAGGAAGTACTGTAAATATAACAGACATGTCTTTGAGAATAGATGTTTCAGACTCTTCCGATTTGTTTACAATAACATTGTCTGATGATGAATTGAATGATGATACTAGTGGAGCTGATAATATATCTGGATTGTTGCAATCTTCGCAAGATATCTTTTTACGTACTGCGGCTTTTGAATTTGGTTCTTCATTTTTTAGAGTGAGAGGACTCGATTCGGAAAACGGGACTATCCTCATTAACGGTGTTGAAATGAACAAAATGTTTAATGGAAGACCACAATGGAGTAATTGGGGAGGCTTAAATGATGTAATGAGAAATCAAGAATTTACAAATGGCATACCACCATCGGCTTACAACTTTGGAGGTATTTTAGGAGCAACCAATATTAATGTAAGAGCATCACAATATAAAAAAGGTGGTCGTATTACTTATTCATCTTCGAATAGAAGTTATACAAACCGTATGATGGCGTCTTATGCTTCTGGTTTAGTAGAAGGTGGTTGGGCATATTCAATGTCACTTGGAAGACGCTGGGGAAATGAAGGTTTTCAAGATGGAACCTTTTACGATGCTAATTCATTTTTCGCTTCTGTTGAAAAACGAATTAACGACAAACACAGTATGAACTTCACTGGAATTTATGCGCCAAATAGAAGAGGTAAATCTTCTCCAAATACACAAGAGGTTTACGATTTAAAAGATATTAGATACAATGAGTATTGGGGTTGGCAAGATGGCGAAAAGCGTAACTCAAGAGTTAAGCGTACCGATGAACCAATCATCATGTTAAACCATTATTGGAATATTAGCGAGAAGACCACATTAAACACCAATCTAGCATATCAATTTGGGGAGTTAGGTAACAGTCGTTTAGATTATGCTGGAGGTGCAAATCCAAGTCCAGCATATTACCAAAACTTGCCTAGTTATTGGGTGTCTAGAGATGATTTAGAGAATGCCTATGAGTTTGAGCAAGACTTCATAAACAAAGGACAAATAAACTGGAACCGAATTTATGACGCCAACATAACCAATAATACAAGCGGTAATAACGCAGCTTATGTACTTTATGAAGATAGAAGTGACGATACGCAATTCACTGCAAACACGATTTTCAATACTGAGATTTCAGATAACATTACTTTAAACGGAGCCTTAAACTTAAGACAATTGAAGTCTGAAAATTTTGCACAAATAACCGATATGCTAGGAAGCACTGCTGGCTATTTAAATGTAGATTCTTTTGATGGCTATCAATATGACTTTAGAAATCCTGATAGAGTTGTTGGTGATGGTGAAAAGTTTAAATATAATTATAACCTTACAGCCGATGTTATTAGTACACATATTCAAGCAATCTTTAAATATAACAAAATAGATTTTTACTTAGCTGGTAGTATAACAAATACACAATACCAAAGAGAGGGGTTGTATCAGCATCAAGCACATATTGTGGTTGATGAATTCGGAAATATAGTCAAAGACAATTCTTTCGGTAAAGGAAAAAAAGTAAAATTTAATGGATTAGGTGCTAAGGGAGGTTTTACTTACAAGCTAACCGGAAAGCATTTATTTGATGTGAATGCAGCATATATTTCTAAAGCACCTTCATTACGTAACACGTTTTCAAATTCAAGAGAAAATCATAGTGTTGTTGGAGATCAAAGCGGAGTAGGTATTACTGAAGAAAAAATAATGTCTGCAGATGCTAGCTACATATTCAGGTCGCCAATAGTTAAAGCAAGATTAACGGGTTATTATACAACTATTAAAGATGCAAATGAAATTTCATTCTTCTTTGCCGACGGTGTTGGAGGTGATAACACAGCTTTTGTACAAGAGATCCTTCAAGGGGTGAATAAAAAACATTTTGGAGGGGAATTAGGTATTGAAGCACAAGTAACACCAACTATCAAGTTGAAAGGAGCATCTTCAATAGGACAGTATACTTATGACAATAACCCCAACCTTATTTTAACTTCTGATGATTTTGATAATGGTTTTCAAGATTTTGAAGAAGCCAATTTAAAAGACTACAAAATTGCTGGCGGACCACAACGCGCTTCCTCGGTTGGATTTGAATATAGAGACCCAGATTATTGGTGGTTTGGCGCAACAGCCAATTTCTTTTCAAATGCTTATGTAGATATTAGCCCATTAACAAGAACACAAAACTTCTATTTGGATAATGATGGGTTGCCATTTAACGATTACGATCCCGATTTAGCAAGAGAGCTTTTAAAGCAAGAAAAGTTTGATTCATACATGACGGTTAATGCCATTGGAGGTAAATCCTGGAAAATTGGCGATTATTTTATTGGTTTATTTGCTAGTGTTAATAATCTACTGGATAAAGAATATAAAACAGGAGGTTTTGAACAAGGGAGAAACGCCAATTTTAGAGAGTTAAGAGATGATAATGCCAATCCTAAACGTGTGTTTGGACCAAAGTATTGGTATGGTAGAGGCACCACGTATTTTCTTAACCTAAACTTCAGATTTTAA
- a CDS encoding HAMP domain-containing sensor histidine kinase → MKNKNTILIITSILALLALSVIQAYLISNTYQLEKDAFIKETKSVISNIDISRDRVLDSLFSDAWGGDLSNHLSDYINKRISKDDVVKEAKLKADSINLIFITYYKKKLEALGLTYDIKFKKTLESIVIFQNNTLDSIYSSTPNTQLKLFGDDFALEDGNTINDARWFTEFDYFDDSGDNLISRSYDLEVRTNESIEIKDWKEIVLKRMTTLLLASLLIFLFVIGLLYYSIKKLINQKKITAVKTDFINNITHELKTPLATLSIASKSLKNIDIQKSKKAFNNTLNIVDRQNNRLQKLIDQVMTNSLSSKDIVLHKEQVIDNLYFNNLIEDFKLSTQHKNISIKNEVYSPEVLIRIDTFHFTTALLNILENAVKYGTESIDIKIKTELQNTNYIIQIQDNGIGISEKNQQYIFDKFYRVSQGNLHNTKGLGLGLYYTNQIIKAHNGSITFTSEINMGSNFIIKIPLN, encoded by the coding sequence ATGAAAAACAAAAACACCATATTAATTATAACATCAATACTCGCGTTATTGGCCTTATCTGTAATACAAGCATATTTAATAAGTAATACTTATCAATTAGAAAAAGATGCCTTTATTAAAGAAACTAAAAGCGTTATTTCTAATATCGATATTAGTCGTGATAGAGTATTAGATTCATTATTTTCTGATGCTTGGGGAGGTGATTTAAGTAATCACTTATCAGATTATATAAACAAAAGAATCTCTAAAGATGATGTCGTAAAAGAAGCTAAACTTAAAGCTGATAGCATAAATTTAATTTTCATTACTTACTACAAGAAAAAACTAGAAGCATTAGGGTTGACATATGATATAAAGTTTAAGAAAACACTAGAAAGTATTGTCATTTTTCAAAATAATACATTAGATAGTATTTATTCATCTACTCCTAATACACAATTAAAACTATTTGGTGATGATTTTGCTTTAGAAGATGGTAATACAATCAATGATGCTAGATGGTTTACTGAATTTGATTATTTTGATGACTCCGGAGATAATCTAATTTCACGTTCATATGATTTAGAAGTAAGAACAAATGAATCTATAGAAATTAAAGATTGGAAAGAAATTGTTTTAAAAAGAATGACAACTCTTTTATTAGCATCCTTATTAATCTTTTTGTTTGTGATAGGCCTTTTATACTATTCTATCAAAAAGCTAATCAATCAAAAAAAGATTACTGCCGTTAAAACTGATTTCATTAATAATATTACTCACGAACTCAAAACCCCTTTAGCTACTCTAAGCATTGCCTCCAAAAGTTTAAAAAATATTGATATTCAAAAATCTAAAAAAGCTTTTAATAACACCTTAAACATTGTTGATAGGCAAAATAATCGTTTACAAAAACTTATTGATCAAGTAATGACTAATAGCCTGAGTTCAAAAGACATTGTATTACATAAAGAGCAAGTAATAGATAATCTTTATTTTAACAATCTTATTGAAGATTTTAAACTCTCAACGCAGCATAAAAATATTTCAATAAAAAATGAGGTTTATTCTCCTGAAGTATTAATTAGGATAGACACATTTCATTTTACAACTGCTTTACTAAATATTCTCGAAAATGCTGTAAAATATGGAACTGAGAGTATAGATATCAAAATTAAAACTGAATTACAGAATACCAACTATATTATACAAATTCAGGACAATGGTATTGGTATTTCTGAAAAAAATCAACAATATATTTTCGATAAATTTTATAGAGTAAGTCAAGGGAATCTGCATAATACAAAAGGATTAGGACTTGGTTTATATTATACTAACCAAATTATTAAAGCTCATAACGGATCTATTACATTTACTAGTGAAATAAATATGGGTAGCAACTTTATTATAAAAATACCTTTAAACTAA
- a CDS encoding DUF5689 domain-containing protein — protein sequence MKNIISQTMKYEVFTESKKNRPMSKFNRILTLIMVTVATLAMVSCVQDDDFTVPTSLGDENNQGLAALLSSSATPMTIAELKDQFVFRQATEIVSDVYVKGYVSSSDATGNFYKEFFIQDHPTNPTSALKVVLNLTDSYNQFNFGREVYINLKGLYLGETRSGDDVIGIGGKPSDDGEEIEEITANQIPKHVFRSEVTETISPKVLTFSQINDSHVGMFVMVENVQFPNSLQGESYVDESDDFDTSRMMESCEGFSYVNFPLETSSFASFKNVILTTDAGGTIAGVISKTFNGSNIVMVLNSLDDVNLTDSKCTPLNINDFDVIYEEDFDAAVDNTNLDLPGWTNFAEVGGELWTEQVFSGNGYAEFSGYFTGDDVNIGWLVSPGINMDAQDNEFLNFQTAQHHLDSPDNTLEVFVSTDFNGTDVLAATWQPIEANLAKQSDSWYSFQDSGLIDISSYTGTLYVAFKVTGSGTDTQLDGAYHVEDFRVLGTN from the coding sequence ATGAAAAATATAATATCACAAACAATGAAATACGAAGTATTCACGGAATCCAAAAAAAATAGACCCATGAGTAAATTCAATCGAATATTAACTTTAATAATGGTTACTGTAGCGACTTTAGCTATGGTTTCTTGTGTTCAAGACGATGACTTTACAGTACCAACGTCTTTAGGCGATGAAAATAATCAAGGATTAGCTGCATTACTTTCTAGTTCTGCTACGCCTATGACGATAGCCGAATTAAAAGACCAATTTGTATTTCGTCAAGCAACTGAAATAGTATCGGATGTTTATGTAAAAGGATACGTAAGCTCTTCGGATGCTACAGGGAATTTTTATAAGGAATTTTTTATTCAAGACCATCCTACAAACCCAACTTCGGCTTTAAAAGTGGTGCTAAATTTAACCGATTCTTACAATCAATTTAACTTTGGGCGTGAAGTGTATATTAATTTAAAAGGATTATATCTTGGTGAAACACGTTCAGGTGATGATGTTATTGGTATAGGTGGGAAACCTAGTGATGATGGCGAAGAGATAGAAGAAATCACCGCTAACCAAATTCCGAAGCATGTTTTTAGATCTGAAGTGACAGAAACTATTTCGCCAAAAGTATTAACATTTTCTCAAATTAATGATTCTCATGTTGGAATGTTTGTAATGGTTGAAAACGTACAATTTCCAAATAGTTTACAAGGAGAATCTTATGTAGATGAGAGTGATGATTTTGATACTTCAAGAATGATGGAAAGCTGCGAAGGATTTAGCTATGTTAATTTCCCACTAGAAACAAGTTCATTTGCAAGTTTTAAAAATGTAATCCTTACAACAGATGCAGGCGGAACAATTGCTGGTGTAATTAGTAAAACGTTTAATGGAAGTAATATTGTTATGGTTTTAAATAGTCTTGACGATGTTAATTTAACAGACTCAAAATGTACACCTTTAAATATAAATGACTTTGATGTTATTTATGAAGAAGATTTTGATGCAGCTGTAGATAATACAAATTTAGATTTACCTGGATGGACTAATTTTGCCGAGGTTGGTGGAGAGCTATGGACAGAACAAGTATTTAGTGGTAATGGTTATGCAGAATTTAGCGGTTATTTTACCGGCGACGATGTTAATATTGGATGGTTAGTATCTCCAGGAATAAATATGGATGCTCAAGACAACGAGTTTTTAAACTTCCAAACAGCGCAACACCATTTAGATTCTCCTGATAATACATTAGAAGTGTTTGTGTCTACCGATTTCAATGGTACAGATGTATTGGCTGCTACTTGGCAACCAATTGAAGCTAATTTAGCTAAGCAAAGCGATTCTTGGTACTCGTTTCAAGACTCAGGATTAATAGATATATCATCTTACACAGGAACATTGTATGTGGCTTTTAAAGTAACAGGATCTGGAACAGATACGCAATTAGATGGCGCATATCATGTAGAAGATTTTAGAGTATTAGGAACAAACTAA
- a CDS encoding response regulator transcription factor has translation MHKTQVLLAEDDFDFGSILKQYLEIHDFEVTWAKDGKEALELFKSSLSKNHVFSICVFDVMMPKMDGFTLAEKIITIDPEVPFVFLTAKKMKEDKVKGLKLGADDYIVKPFEADILVLRLKNILKRSKKVLVSSKNEHSFNIGNYVFDPLNYHLKINDTVQHVTEKEAQLIQYLYKNKNQMIKRDNLLKDVWGSDDFFSGRSMDVFISRLRKYFKQDPSIALESTRGVGLTFKIPF, from the coding sequence ATGCATAAAACTCAAGTATTATTAGCTGAAGATGATTTTGATTTTGGATCTATTTTGAAGCAATATCTGGAAATTCACGATTTTGAAGTCACTTGGGCAAAGGATGGAAAAGAAGCTTTGGAACTGTTTAAAAGTTCACTATCAAAAAATCATGTCTTTAGCATTTGTGTTTTTGATGTTATGATGCCAAAAATGGATGGTTTTACTCTAGCTGAAAAAATAATAACTATAGATCCTGAAGTTCCTTTTGTGTTTTTAACGGCAAAAAAGATGAAAGAAGATAAAGTAAAAGGTTTGAAACTAGGCGCCGATGATTATATCGTTAAACCATTTGAAGCAGACATTTTAGTACTTCGCCTAAAAAATATATTAAAACGTTCGAAAAAGGTATTAGTATCCTCAAAAAATGAACATAGTTTTAACATAGGCAACTATGTTTTTGACCCTTTAAATTATCACTTAAAGATAAATGATACTGTACAACATGTTACTGAAAAAGAAGCACAATTAATTCAGTATTTATACAAAAACAAAAATCAAATGATAAAGAGAGATAACTTACTTAAAGACGTTTGGGGAAGTGATGATTTCTTTTCTGGTCGAAGTATGGATGTATTTATAAGTCGACTACGTAAATATTTTAAACAAGATCCTAGCATAGCTTTAGAAAGCACACGTGGTGTTGGATTAACCTTTAAAATTCCTTTTTGA